The uncultured Paludibaculum sp. sequence GGTGCTGGGCGGCACACCGCCCACTCAGGGTCCCACGACACCGCTGCCGCCGGAAGAAGAGAAGATCCGCCGCTGGGGCAGTTGGCGCGAGACCTCAGGCGGCCCCATCGTCGAGCAGGATTGCCACGGTGTCGACGTGCTCAACTGGTGGGCCGAAGCACATCCCACGAAGGCGATCGCCACGGGCGGCTTGCGCTACCCCATTCCCTACGGCGACTGGACCTCGGACCACCACAACGTCACTTACTACTACCCCAAAGGCATCGAAGGCTGGCTGATCTCCATCAAGCACACCGCCGGCTATCGCGACGTGAAGGAGCAGATGTACGGTTCAAAAGGCATGCTGGAGTTGGCTCGCACCTACTACAAGTGGCACGGCCCCATCGCCACCTCGCCCCTGAAGAACGCCGACGATCTGCGCGATCGCAGCCTGATCGAACGCGGCGACTCGAAGCGCGAAATCACCATCGACGCCATCGAGTACTTCTACAAGAGCATCGTCGACAAGAAGCCGCACAACCTCGCACAGGACGCGGCCGACAGCACGCTCACGTCGCTTCTAGGCCGCATGGCCTTCGAGACGAAACGCGAAGTCACCTGGGAGCAGTTGCTGAAGTCCGAGTAGATCGGGCGGAGATCATCCGAAGTTGGACACGCGGATGATCTCCCAGTTGAACTCGAGGAACGGGTTACAGTCGGCCAGTTCGTCCGTGATCAGGACGTCGATGGCGGAGGCGGGCGCCACGTGGGCGAAGGCCACGCGGCCGAACTTGCTGTGATCGGCCAGGCCAATCACCTGTTGCGCCACCCGGATCATCTCCCGCTTCACCGCGGCGTCCTCCTCCGTCGGTTCCGTCAAGCCATTGGCGTGATCCACAGCGCCCATCCCCAGGAATAGCTTGTCCACGCGATAGCGCCCGATCTGCTCCACCGTGGCCGCACCCACCAATTGGTGATGCAGCGGGTCCCAACGGCCGCCCAGGACAATGAGTTCGAGGGTGGTGCGCCGCGAGAGGACCTGCGCCACCTCCATGCTGTTCGTCAGGACCCGTGCCCGCGTCACCTTCAGGGCTCGCGCCATCGAGAGCGCCGTCGTGGCGCCATCGATCATGATGGCGTCGCCTTCCTCCACCAGTTCGGCGGCGCGGCGGCCGATCGCCTCCTTGACGTCCAGATCCTGCCCCAGGCGCGACTCGTAAGTCACGGCGGGTGCCGTCCGCCGCATCGCGCCACCATGCGTTTTCGTGATCAGGTTGCGCGCGCACAAGTCCCGTAGATCCCTGCGGATAGTGTCCAGGCTCACGTCGAAGCGGCTGGCTAGTGCCGGGACCGAGGCGCGGTGCTCGCGCTCGAGAATCTGGAGGATGTGCGACCGGCGCTCCTCCGTAAACAGCCTCGCGGAGTCGTTGTCCATCACGTTACCTTTATAAACCGCATCCTGCCGGAATGCAATCCGTACTGCACGTGTTCGCATATTTCTGCATGTTTTTACTTGACTGTGCCGATATCGAGACCTATTCTATGGACGACAGGGTTCCCCTGTCCGGGCAAAGCGGTCACGAACCGTTGTCCAATCCGATTCAGGAGGTCATTTCCATGTGTGTGATCAAACGAAGCTTACAGTTTGGCTTCGTTGTTGTCTGTTTGTGCCTGCTTCTGCCGGGATTGAACTGGCTGGAGGCACAAACGGTTACCGCGCGTCTGGAAGGGGTCGTTTCCGACGCCTCGGGCGCGGTGATCCCGAACGTCAATGTGGAGTTGGTGAACGAAGCGACAAACGTAAGGCAGACGACAGTTTCCGATACCAGAGGTTGGTACTACTTTCCCCTGCTGCCGCCGGGTCATTACAAACTAACGGTCGCCGTCACGGGCTTCAAGACCTTTGAAAGGTCCGGCATGGTGCTGGAGGTGCAGCAGTCGGCGCGGGTGGACGTGGTGCTCAGCCCGGGCGATCTCTCGGTGAAGGTCGAGGTGACGGGCGAGGCGCCGCGGCTCGACGCCGTCGATGCCACGATGGGGCGTGTGGTGGACAACACCTCGCTGCTGAGCATGCCGTTGGGCAGCCGCAGTCCGCTGGCGCTGGCACAGCTCGCGCCGGGCATCACCCCGGTGGGCGGCTACAAATCGGGCGGCGGCAACGCCGGCCTTTCCGCTAACGGCGGCCGCCTGGACCAGACGGACGTCCTGCTCGATGGGGTGTCGCTGAATGTCATGGAACACAACAGCGGCATTCAGCAATTGCAGATCGAACCGAAGGTGGAGACGATTCAGGAATTCAAGGTCCAGACGGACAATTTCAGTGCCGAGTATGGAAACAGCGGCGCGGCCGTCATCAGCATGGTCTCTCGCTCCGGCACCAATGAGTTGCGCGGCAGCCTGTTCGAGTTCCACCAGAACAACCACCTGAACGCCAATAACTTCTTCAGCAACCGGGCCGGCGCCGGACTGCCGGTGTGGCGCTACAACCAAATGGGCGGCGCCGTGGGCGGACCGGTCTATATTCCTAAGGTCTACGACGGCCGCAACAAGACCTTCTTCTTTGTTCATCACGAGCGAACCGCCGTCCCTGGGTCCCGGCTGACGGAACGCGACACGGTGCCCACCGAGGCTCAGAAGGCAGGCGACTTCAGCCAGACGCTGGCCAGCAACGGCCAGGTGATCCAGATCTTCGATCCGGCGACTGCTCACAAGGACGTGAGCGGCACGTGGATTCGCGACGCGTTTCCGGGCAACAAGATTCCATCCTCCAGAGTCAACGCGGTGGCCGCGAAGGTGATGTCCTACTACCCGGCTGCAAACCAGCCGGGTGTGGTGGCGAACTTCTATGCCGACGGCAACACGAAGAACACGTGGTACGAACAGACGATCAAGATCGACCACAACTTCAGCGAAAGGCAGCGCACCTATGTGCGCTACACGCGTGACCACTCGACGGACCGCTCCACAAAGAATCTGTGGGGCGAGGGCAACATCATGGTGCCCAACAACTTCAACCAGAGCGACACGACACCGTGGTCGGCCGTGGCCGACTATACGAATGTCCTCAGCCCGACGGCCGTTCTGAACCTGCGCGTGGGCGTGACTCGCACGTTGAGCTCCTACGACACGCAGAGCAACACGGGTTCGTTCCTGGGCAGCACGTTAGGCTTCGGACAGGACATCCAGGCGCAACAGACGCCCATGTTCTATCTGGAAGATTACGGCCAGACCGGACCCAGCATCTGGAACCGCCAGATGCGCGGCTCCGACATCAGCCACTTCATGGCGAGCCTCAGCAAGGTGATTGGTGCGCATTCCATCAAGATCGGCGGCGAAGCCAGACTCGCCCGCCTGAACTACGGCCAGCCCGGCATCGCCACAGCGAGCTTCAACTTCTGCCGGCAGGAGACGATGAGCCATCCGCTCACCGGCAACTCGGCCGAAGGCAATGCGCTGGCATCGTTCATGCTCGGTTGGGGCGGAGCCTGCAACATGGGCAACGGCGCCGGACAGAGCTATGATCTGACGTCCCTGGCGGCGTCGCGCAGCTATGGTGGCTACATCCAGGACGACTTCCGGTTGACCAACAAGCTCACGCTGAATCTGGGGCTCCGCTACGAAGTGCAGCTACCGGCGACCGAACGTCACAACCGCTTCACGAGCTTCGACCTCTCAGCCCCCAGCCCCCTCGCAAGTGCGGTGAAAAGCGCAGCCGACTGCCCGGCCTGCGCGAACCTCAAGGGCGGCTACACGTTCATGAACAGCGACAATCGCCGGGCCTACGATACCGACTGGAACGACTTCGCTCCGCGGTTTGGATTCGCCTACCAGTTCATGCCGCGCATGGTCGTGCGTGGCGGCTACGGGATCTACTTCGGGCTGAGCAGCGCGGGCCTCACCGCCGAGTTGGGTGACGGCTTCATCACCAGCACACCGTGGAAGTACTCGAGCGATGGCGGCATCACCCAGAACGCCACGATCGTGAACCCATTTCCGAATGGCATCAACCAACCAGTCGGCTCCGCCAACGGGATGATGCAAGGCGTGGGCGACGTGGCCTATGGCCCCAACCGTGCCAACAACGTCACCCCGCTGCTACAGCAATGGAACCTCTCCGTGCAGCGGGAACTGGGCTTCAACTCCGTGGTCGAGGTCGCCTACAGTGCTACCAAGGGTACGCACCTGGGGTTCGGCACCATGCGGACCATCCATAGTCTGTTTGACGCCAACTACCTAAGCATGGGCGACAAGCTGCTGGATCAGGTAACCAATCCGTTCTACGGACTGGTGCCCGCTACCTCCACGATGGCCACGCCCACCATCCAGCGGCGCTATCTGTTGACGGCCTATCCGCAGTTCTCCTATTACAGCGAGCGCCCAGGACCGGCCATCGCCAACTCGATCTACCATGGCCTGCAGCTCAAGTTCCGCAAGCGGCTCTCACACGGCCTGCAGTCGACGGTACACTACACGTTCTCCAAGTCCATCTCGGACAGCGACTCGGCTGACGATCCGAACACCGACTGGCTGGGCGGCGCCATCGGCATCAACGGAAGTGGGCGGCCACGCGTCCAGAATTGGGGGAACCTGCGCCTGGAGCGCTCTCCGTCCACCTTTGACATCCCTCATCGATTCGTAGCCGACTTTTCCTATCAGCTACCCATCGGCCGTCACCAATTGTTGGGTGCTGACTGGAACCGGGCACTGGATCTGCTGGCGGGCGGATGGCAACTGAACGCAATCATCATCGCGTCCAGCGGCGTGCCGCTCGCGCCTCACCTGCAGGGGAACGGCACGATCGGCGGCATCGGCGCGGCACAGCGGCCGAATGTCATTGGCGATCCGTGTACCTCGGGTTCCATCGAATCACGACTGGACGGCTACCTGGACGCGAACGCGTTCTCGCGGCCGGCCTCCTGGGTGTCGGGCACAGCGCCAAGAACGATGGGCTACTGCCGCGCCCCCGGCTTCCATGGCATGGACGCCTCGGTCTTCAAGCAGTTCATGCTGAATGAGGGGCGGACCCGGTATGTGGAGATCCGCGCCGAGGCCTTCAACCTGACCAACACGCCCATCTTCGCTGTACCCAACACAACATGGGGTGCCAGCGGATTTGGACTCATCTCCAGCCAGTCGAACGGACCACGGTCTGTGCAACTGGCCGCGAAGCTTTACTTCTGAGAAGATGGTGCCGGCCTAGCCCACTCACGGGCTAGGCCGGCAGCAACGTACACTCACAAGCGAGGACACACACAAATCAAAAAATCTCTGTCGGTAGTAAGTCAATCTGTCCGCTTTTATTCACACACGATCTGTCCGCATCAGTTGACCGCACCCGATGATCCTTTTCTGCTCGCCGAAGGCGGCTTCCGGGTCTTCGGACGTACCTTTCTCGTCGTCGTCGGGGCGGTGGGAAAGTGGGAATCCCGGCTCGGCGGGATTTCCAAGGGACGGTGGGAGCCGTGGGAAACCGCCTCGCGGTTTTCCTCGGCTTCCTCGGGCCCGCCTTTTCCACAGTCTTCCTTTCGTGATTGTCGAGTGTCCCGCAATCGTGCGCCCTCGGCTGTGTAGCGGCCTACCACATGCGGTCCAAATCGGATCGACACCGTTCCATCCAGGTGCTCGTGAATGGTCACTGTGCTCTTCGCCAGGGAGTGGCGGAAACGGCTCTTCTCCAGTTGCCAGCTCTGGTCGCCGATCGCCACCGTGTTATCCCGATCTACCACGCGCTCAGTCTGCACCGTGAACACCCAGTTCAGATCGGCGCGCGTCGTCTTCCGAAACGCCGTCCCTGTCTCCTTCGCCTCAACCGTGAACTTCTCGTTGAACTCGCCAATGTAACGTTCGGCCAAGAACTCATTGGCCCTTTCCGCGGTGGTGATCCCCGCCAGCCGCAACTCCTGTGGCAGTCGGCCCTGCCAGGTCCCGAAGCTCCGCTCTGACCGGCCTCGCGCTTGTGGCGAGTAGGCCGCGATCATCTGCACGCCCAACTCCTTCATCGCTCGCCCAACCTGCGTCAGACGGCCCTTATCAACCTTCCCGCCCGCTTTCGGCGTCACGAAAAAGTGGCTGCCCCGGTCGCTGTACAACGCACAGAACAGACCCTTCGACTCAATCACATGCCGCAGGCCCGCCATCACCGTCCGCGTCGATTCCTCCTCCACCAACTGTGCGTAGTAGATCTCCTTCGTCGCATCATCCAGGATCACGATCAGGTCATACCATCGCTCATCGCTGAACCACTGGTGCTTGCTCCCGTCGATGTGCAGCAGCATCCCCGGCAGCGGTCGAGGCTCCCGTCTCCGCCGATGCTTGGCCCGCCTACCCCGCTTGGCCACCAAGCCCGCACCCTGCAGCGCCTTCTGCACCCACGTGTAGCTCAGCTGGATGCCGTGTTGCTCGCGCAGCTTCTCGTGAAAGTGCCGCATGTTCAGGTCATAGTAGGTTTCCTGGTACAGCCGCAACACCTCCTCCGCCATCGCCAAGGGCACCCTCTTGTCACTCGGCCTGCCTTTCCGCCGGTCGGCCAAGCCCGAATAGCCGTGCTCTTCCAGCCTCTCCCGCCAGCGTCGCATCGTTCGGTCGCTCACTCCGATGATCTCCGCCGCGCTCCACCATGTGATCTTCTTCGCCATGGCCTTCAGCAGCACTTCTTGTAGCTTCATCATCCGCTCCACTTCCGCGGCCGGGCAATCCTTGGGGGCTTCCACCTTCCAAGACTCGCCCGCCGCTCTGCTCGAACGGACAGATCACGTGTGAACTCATGCGGACAGATCACATACTAGCGACACACAAATCAAAAAATCTCTTGCAAAACGGCGGCACTTTGGCGTATCTTCCCGCCATGGGGTGGTCGCGGCAGAGCCCGACCAAGGAGGAGGGAACAGTCTTTCGGCCTCACTTTCCGGGTAAGCGCGAGTCCAACTCAACATCCGCCGCCTGGCAACCTGAGCCCGATTCGCTGAAGCAGGGATCGAGTTCGCCGCTACCACCGCCCGGGAGAGTTGCGTTCAAATGGCTTCGGCCTTCGCAGGCCGCACAAGCAGAGTTGCGGTTCGCGAGCCGAGATACGGGTGCTTGGCGGCAATCCGGATGGTCCCCGCCGCCTCTTTCGCTTTGATCCAGACCGCGCCGGTCCCTCCCGCCACTGAGAACGGATTTTCGCCCACCAGTTCGCCCGGCCCCGTGATAGTCAACGCAATGGCACCGGTGGCAAACGGCCGGATGTTGCCATATTCATCGGTAATCAGAATGGCTAGCCGGGTCGCGTCGCGGCCATCGCCCGACAACTCCTTGTCGTCTGGCAGGATCTTGAAGTCGGCGTCCTTGCCTGATCCCGAGAGTGTCAGCGTCCTGGCCAGCTTGCCTTTGAGGTAGCCCTCGATCTTCAGATCACCCCACGGATCCAACGGCATATCACTCATGTTCAGAGTGAACGGCGGGTACTTCAGGTGGCCATACTTCTTGCGATCCGGGTCGAGCTCCATCTTCAGCGCACCGGCAAAGTAGACCTTCAGGTGATCGCAGTTCGAGAGGATAGGCACGGCGCCGACGCCGCCGGCTTCTGACTTGTCGCCCGACGACCAGAAGAAGCCCGCTTCCAGAACAACTTCCTCCTCAGGCTCCACCTGCGACTTGTAGAAATAGGCGGCCGGCTTTGGGATGCGGAAAATGTCGCTCACACCGTGGTAACAGATATGGTCGCCCGACCCGAAGTTGGAGTGCGTGTTGTAGTCGAACGCACACCACGAGATGCCGCCGGCATAGCGGTCGTCCGAGGCCAGTTGGTTGTGAACCCGTGCATGGCGGTCAACGTGCTCCGCCACGCGCGTCACGTTGTCAAATCGCTTGGTGGAGAACATGTGGCCGCTGAACTCGGTGTTCAAGTAGAGCGGATGGTTTGGCGCCCGCAACGGGAAGCCAAAGTCGTTCATGGTGAAGACGTCTTCCAGCCGCTCGGAGTCGTAGATATAGCGGATGCCGCCCGTCTGGCGCAGGTCGTCCAACTCATGGGCCAGAGCATTGGTGCGCGTGTACAACTCGTGATTATCCTGCGACTCGTTGACGCGCACGCCCCACAGGATCACCGACGGATGGTTCCAGTCGCGCCGGATCATCTCGCTTACATTCCGCACAGCCACGTCCTGCCATGCCTTGTCGCCGATGTGCTGCCACCCGGGGATCTCTTCCAACACCAGCAGGCCCAACTCATCGCAGGCGTCGAGAAAGTCGGTCGACTGTGGGTAGTGCGACGTCCGCACGATGTTGCAATGGAGCTCGCGCTTGATGATCCAAGCATCGCGGCGTTGTACGCGCGCTGGCATCGCTCCTCCGACATAGGGGAAGGTCTGGTGGCGATTCACGCCACGCAGTTTCACAGGCGAGCCGTTCAGCCGGAAACCGGCCGCGGTGAACTTCCCTTCCCGGAACGCCGTACGCACCTGGTATTCATCCTTCGCGCCGTCGTTTGTCTCCAGGCGCACCACCACCGTGTACAGCTTCGGGGTCTTCAGGTCCCACAGCGTGATGGTGCCTAACGACTCCAGAGTGACGTCATGATGATCCGCGGCGGCGGTGATGGTCACGCTGGCCGACTTCATCACGGCCGTGCCGTCGCGCAGTTCGACCGTGAGCTTCGCCGGACCGTTCACCGGGCCATTCAGATAACAACGAACCCGCAGCGAGCGGTTACTTTCCAGCGGATTCACGGGCTTTGCGAATACGTTCTCTAGGAAGGTGCCCGGAACGACGCGCAACTGCACGTCGCGATAGATGCCGCCGAACGTCAGGTAGTCGATGTTCCCACCAAAGGGAGGAATGTCCGCGCGCTCGGTCGAGTCAACCTTGACGGCCAGAACGTTCTCCGCACCCAACTTCAGGTGCGGCGTCAACTCAACGGAAAACGGTGTGTAGCCGCCCTTGTACTCAGGAAACTCGTGGCCGTTCACTGTCACCGTGGCCGCCGTCATGACGCCCGCGAAGTCTGCAAACACACGGCGGCCCTTCCATTGAGACAAGGCTTGGAAGCGGCGGCGATAGGCCGACACGAACTGGAAGTCCTTCTCCTCGAAGCTGTGCCACGGCAGCACGACATTGGCATGAGGCAGAGTCACCTTGGCCCATTGGGCGTCGTCGAATTCGGGTGCCGCGAAGCCCGCCGGCGCCTTTCCACCAAACCGCCAGTTACGGTTCAGCTCATAGACACGTTGGACACCTTCCGCCTGCGCCTCCGGCCGAACCTGTGCCGTCAGAGCCGTCGCGGCCGTACCCAACAGGAACGCGCGCCGGTCCACGTGGTCATTGAGGTGTTTCATGGGTTTCACTGCGCCCTCAACCTATCACAGCCGGTGGCGGCCCGCATGATATAGTCCAGGGCGAGATGACCCGCACCATCGCCTGGATTCCCGCACTGCTCTGCCTCACCGCCGCCGCCCAGCCCGCCGCT is a genomic window containing:
- a CDS encoding Gfo/Idh/MocA family oxidoreductase, which translates into the protein MKDVTRRGAVAGAAGGLMLVKPETAFGYQANSKVVFGIIGTGGRGTYVGTHMTNDANAQLGAICDIYPDRIDRGKTQIPGADKVPAYKDLNELLARKDIDAVLIATPVFLHPVHFEAAVKAGKHIYCEKPAGASVAGVKRLLAAAKKADPSKTIQFGFQQRHSPEYLKAWDIYKAGKIGDVKMMMSYWVLGGTPPTQGPTTPLPPEEEKIRRWGSWRETSGGPIVEQDCHGVDVLNWWAEAHPTKAIATGGLRYPIPYGDWTSDHHNVTYYYPKGIEGWLISIKHTAGYRDVKEQMYGSKGMLELARTYYKWHGPIATSPLKNADDLRDRSLIERGDSKREITIDAIEYFYKSIVDKKPHNLAQDAADSTLTSLLGRMAFETKREVTWEQLLKSE
- a CDS encoding DeoR/GlpR family DNA-binding transcription regulator — encoded protein: MRTRAVRIAFRQDAVYKGNVMDNDSARLFTEERRSHILQILEREHRASVPALASRFDVSLDTIRRDLRDLCARNLITKTHGGAMRRTAPAVTYESRLGQDLDVKEAIGRRAAELVEEGDAIMIDGATTALSMARALKVTRARVLTNSMEVAQVLSRRTTLELIVLGGRWDPLHHQLVGAATVEQIGRYRVDKLFLGMGAVDHANGLTEPTEEDAAVKREMIRVAQQVIGLADHSKFGRVAFAHVAPASAIDVLITDELADCNPFLEFNWEIIRVSNFG
- a CDS encoding TonB-dependent receptor, yielding MIKRSLQFGFVVVCLCLLLPGLNWLEAQTVTARLEGVVSDASGAVIPNVNVELVNEATNVRQTTVSDTRGWYYFPLLPPGHYKLTVAVTGFKTFERSGMVLEVQQSARVDVVLSPGDLSVKVEVTGEAPRLDAVDATMGRVVDNTSLLSMPLGSRSPLALAQLAPGITPVGGYKSGGGNAGLSANGGRLDQTDVLLDGVSLNVMEHNSGIQQLQIEPKVETIQEFKVQTDNFSAEYGNSGAAVISMVSRSGTNELRGSLFEFHQNNHLNANNFFSNRAGAGLPVWRYNQMGGAVGGPVYIPKVYDGRNKTFFFVHHERTAVPGSRLTERDTVPTEAQKAGDFSQTLASNGQVIQIFDPATAHKDVSGTWIRDAFPGNKIPSSRVNAVAAKVMSYYPAANQPGVVANFYADGNTKNTWYEQTIKIDHNFSERQRTYVRYTRDHSTDRSTKNLWGEGNIMVPNNFNQSDTTPWSAVADYTNVLSPTAVLNLRVGVTRTLSSYDTQSNTGSFLGSTLGFGQDIQAQQTPMFYLEDYGQTGPSIWNRQMRGSDISHFMASLSKVIGAHSIKIGGEARLARLNYGQPGIATASFNFCRQETMSHPLTGNSAEGNALASFMLGWGGACNMGNGAGQSYDLTSLAASRSYGGYIQDDFRLTNKLTLNLGLRYEVQLPATERHNRFTSFDLSAPSPLASAVKSAADCPACANLKGGYTFMNSDNRRAYDTDWNDFAPRFGFAYQFMPRMVVRGGYGIYFGLSSAGLTAELGDGFITSTPWKYSSDGGITQNATIVNPFPNGINQPVGSANGMMQGVGDVAYGPNRANNVTPLLQQWNLSVQRELGFNSVVEVAYSATKGTHLGFGTMRTIHSLFDANYLSMGDKLLDQVTNPFYGLVPATSTMATPTIQRRYLLTAYPQFSYYSERPGPAIANSIYHGLQLKFRKRLSHGLQSTVHYTFSKSISDSDSADDPNTDWLGGAIGINGSGRPRVQNWGNLRLERSPSTFDIPHRFVADFSYQLPIGRHQLLGADWNRALDLLAGGWQLNAIIIASSGVPLAPHLQGNGTIGGIGAAQRPNVIGDPCTSGSIESRLDGYLDANAFSRPASWVSGTAPRTMGYCRAPGFHGMDASVFKQFMLNEGRTRYVEIRAEAFNLTNTPIFAVPNTTWGASGFGLISSQSNGPRSVQLAAKLYF
- a CDS encoding ISNCY family transposase — translated: MMKLQEVLLKAMAKKITWWSAAEIIGVSDRTMRRWRERLEEHGYSGLADRRKGRPSDKRVPLAMAEEVLRLYQETYYDLNMRHFHEKLREQHGIQLSYTWVQKALQGAGLVAKRGRRAKHRRRREPRPLPGMLLHIDGSKHQWFSDERWYDLIVILDDATKEIYYAQLVEEESTRTVMAGLRHVIESKGLFCALYSDRGSHFFVTPKAGGKVDKGRLTQVGRAMKELGVQMIAAYSPQARGRSERSFGTWQGRLPQELRLAGITTAERANEFLAERYIGEFNEKFTVEAKETGTAFRKTTRADLNWVFTVQTERVVDRDNTVAIGDQSWQLEKSRFRHSLAKSTVTIHEHLDGTVSIRFGPHVVGRYTAEGARLRDTRQSRKEDCGKGGPEEAEENREAVSHGSHRPLEIPPSRDSHFPTAPTTTRKVRPKTRKPPSASRKGSSGAVN
- a CDS encoding glycoside hydrolase family 2 TIM barrel-domain containing protein, with the translated sequence MKHLNDHVDRRAFLLGTAATALTAQVRPEAQAEGVQRVYELNRNWRFGGKAPAGFAAPEFDDAQWAKVTLPHANVVLPWHSFEEKDFQFVSAYRRRFQALSQWKGRRVFADFAGVMTAATVTVNGHEFPEYKGGYTPFSVELTPHLKLGAENVLAVKVDSTERADIPPFGGNIDYLTFGGIYRDVQLRVVPGTFLENVFAKPVNPLESNRSLRVRCYLNGPVNGPAKLTVELRDGTAVMKSASVTITAAADHHDVTLESLGTITLWDLKTPKLYTVVVRLETNDGAKDEYQVRTAFREGKFTAAGFRLNGSPVKLRGVNRHQTFPYVGGAMPARVQRRDAWIIKRELHCNIVRTSHYPQSTDFLDACDELGLLVLEEIPGWQHIGDKAWQDVAVRNVSEMIRRDWNHPSVILWGVRVNESQDNHELYTRTNALAHELDDLRQTGGIRYIYDSERLEDVFTMNDFGFPLRAPNHPLYLNTEFSGHMFSTKRFDNVTRVAEHVDRHARVHNQLASDDRYAGGISWCAFDYNTHSNFGSGDHICYHGVSDIFRIPKPAAYFYKSQVEPEEEVVLEAGFFWSSGDKSEAGGVGAVPILSNCDHLKVYFAGALKMELDPDRKKYGHLKYPPFTLNMSDMPLDPWGDLKIEGYLKGKLARTLTLSGSGKDADFKILPDDKELSGDGRDATRLAILITDEYGNIRPFATGAIALTITGPGELVGENPFSVAGGTGAVWIKAKEAAGTIRIAAKHPYLGSRTATLLVRPAKAEAI